From Paraglaciecola sp. L1A13:
CTTAGCGTATCGTTGTTCTTCAGCGAAGAATCGACGGATAAAGTACTAAGTGAACCACTGATTGGAGAGACTATATGCGCAACGCCATTTTATGCTTTGTACTTGTTTTAACTTTATGTTTGGCCTCATCTCAATTGAAAGCTGAGTCTTCTTCCGCTGAGCCTGAACTCAGAAAAGAAGCCATGAATATCGTAAAAATATTCAGTGATACCCTAAAACCTAAATTGAAGGAGGCCATTCAATCTGGCGGGATTGAGCATGCTATTAAGGTTTGTTCAGTTGAGGCGCCTAAAATAGCTTATGATTTAAGTGCTCAAACGGGTTGGAGCATTAAGCGAGTTAGTTTGAAACCTAGAAATACCAACAATGCGCGTCCAGATACATTCGAAAGAAATATACTCACTAAATTTGATCTGCATCAAGCAAAAAGTGACTCACCTACCCTTCTACAATACTCAGAAATTGTTAATAATAAGTATCGATATATGAAGGCTCAAGCAGTTGAGGGGATATGTCTAAACTGCCACGGAAGTTCTATATCTGCAGATGCTAAGAAAACGCTCAATCAGTATTATCCCGAAGATTTAGCCACAGGTTACACTTTAGGAGATATACGTGGTGCGTTTAGTTTAGTGAAAGAATTATGAGTGAGTTCATCTTTTGCGAGTGG
This genomic window contains:
- a CDS encoding DUF3365 domain-containing protein yields the protein MRNAILCFVLVLTLCLASSQLKAESSSAEPELRKEAMNIVKIFSDTLKPKLKEAIQSGGIEHAIKVCSVEAPKIAYDLSAQTGWSIKRVSLKPRNTNNARPDTFERNILTKFDLHQAKSDSPTLLQYSEIVNNKYRYMKAQAVEGICLNCHGSSISADAKKTLNQYYPEDLATGYTLGDIRGAFSLVKEL